In Synergistaceae bacterium, a single window of DNA contains:
- the fapR gene encoding transcription factor FapR codes for MLRAGAHIKEGTAIKSQRKRARQGKLLKLIEHNPLATDEELAASFSVSVSTIRLDRAVLGIPELRERMKSMAQRATSRLRSLKQTEVVGDLLELEPNKWALSVLDTRREMAFRETSMVCDHYIYAQASSIAIAVVEADFVLVDSMRGEFKGHARVGDSLVARAKVGVHKDDKYIVSVRTKVGDREIFVGRFIAAVVNNNHTKDAREVSSV; via the coding sequence ATGCTACGAGCAGGTGCCCATATTAAGGAGGGGACTGCAATCAAGTCTCAGAGGAAGAGAGCCAGGCAGGGGAAGTTGCTCAAGCTGATCGAACACAACCCTCTTGCGACGGACGAGGAGCTCGCGGCTTCTTTCAGCGTAAGCGTGAGCACAATCCGTCTCGACAGGGCTGTGCTGGGGATTCCCGAGCTCAGGGAACGCATGAAGTCCATGGCTCAAAGGGCCACTAGCAGACTGCGCTCGCTGAAGCAGACCGAGGTCGTCGGGGACCTGTTGGAGCTGGAGCCGAACAAGTGGGCGCTCTCCGTCCTCGATACCCGCAGGGAGATGGCCTTCCGCGAGACGTCCATGGTCTGCGATCACTATATTTACGCCCAGGCCAGCTCGATAGCGATAGCCGTCGTCGAGGCGGACTTCGTGCTCGTCGACTCGATGAGAGGGGAGTTCAAAGGGCACGCCCGCGTCGGGGACTCGCTGGTCGCCAGGGCCAAGGTCGGAGTCCACAAGGACGACAAGTACATTGTGAGCGTCAGGACCAAGGTCGGGGACAGGGAGATTTTCGTCGGAAGGTTCATTGCCGCTGTGGTGAATAACAACCATACGAAAGACGCAAGAGAGGTGAGCTCCGTTTGA
- a CDS encoding acetate kinase, which translates to MKILVINCGSSSLKYQLFDMRDESVLAKGLVERIGIEGARIKHTKTGMDTVTKNADIPNHKVAFKIVVEALLDAGHGVLKSLDELTAVGHRVVHAGERYAGSVLITHDVIDALEECVPLAPLHNPANLMGIYAVTEELPNIPQVGVFDTAFHQTMPGYAYMYGIPYHYYEKYKVRRYGFHGTSHYYVSYRAAEILKKPVESLNIVTCHMGNGSSITAVKGGVSVDTSMGFSPLPGIIMGTRSGDVDPVLVSYLQEHEAIDNKAMSHVLNKESGLLGISGVSSDLRDIEEAADSGNQRAKLAEEMLCYTAKKYVASYAAAMGGIDVLVFTAGIGENSSRTREKICTGLEFMGIKIDKEKNKVRAEEALICAEDSRVAILVVPTDEELVIARDTKRIAMG; encoded by the coding sequence ATGAAGATCCTTGTAATCAACTGCGGCAGCTCATCCCTTAAGTACCAGCTTTTCGACATGAGAGACGAATCCGTCCTCGCGAAGGGGCTGGTGGAGAGGATCGGAATCGAGGGCGCACGTATCAAGCACACCAAGACCGGTATGGATACCGTGACCAAGAACGCCGACATCCCGAACCACAAGGTGGCCTTCAAGATCGTCGTCGAGGCGCTTCTCGACGCAGGTCACGGCGTCCTCAAGAGCCTTGATGAGCTCACCGCCGTCGGACACAGGGTGGTCCACGCGGGAGAGAGGTACGCCGGGTCCGTCCTGATCACGCACGACGTCATAGACGCGCTTGAGGAGTGCGTCCCCCTCGCTCCGCTGCACAACCCGGCCAACCTGATGGGCATCTACGCTGTCACGGAGGAGCTGCCCAACATCCCGCAGGTCGGGGTCTTCGACACGGCCTTCCACCAGACTATGCCGGGCTACGCCTACATGTACGGCATTCCATACCACTACTACGAAAAATACAAGGTCCGCCGCTACGGCTTCCACGGCACCAGCCACTACTACGTATCGTACAGGGCCGCGGAGATCCTGAAGAAGCCGGTGGAGTCCCTCAACATAGTGACCTGTCACATGGGCAACGGAAGTTCCATCACGGCGGTGAAGGGCGGCGTGTCCGTCGACACCAGCATGGGTTTCAGCCCCCTTCCCGGGATCATCATGGGAACTCGCTCCGGCGATGTGGACCCGGTGCTGGTCTCCTATCTCCAGGAGCACGAGGCGATCGACAACAAGGCGATGAGCCACGTGTTGAACAAGGAGAGCGGCCTGCTGGGCATCTCCGGGGTCAGCAGCGACCTGCGCGATATTGAAGAGGCCGCCGACTCGGGAAACCAGAGGGCGAAGCTGGCCGAGGAAATGCTATGCTACACGGCGAAGAAGTACGTCGCATCCTACGCCGCCGCCATGGGCGGGATAGACGTGCTGGTCTTCACAGCGGGGATCGGCGAGAACAGCTCTCGCACCCGCGAGAAGATCTGCACGGGGCTCGAGTTCATGGGGATTAAGATAGACAAGGAGAAGAACAAGGTACGGGCCGAAGAGGCGCTGATCTGCGCGGAGGACAGCAGGGTCGCCATACTTGTCGTCCCGACGGACGAGGAGCTGGTGATCGCCCGAGACACCAAGAGGATAGCGATGGGCTAG
- a CDS encoding ketoacyl-ACP synthase III, whose protein sequence is MALFQGVPAAVRGIGRHVPERVLTNEDLSRMVDTSDEWIRERTGIQRRHIAEAGELTSELALKAGRAALEDAGVSPNELDMVIVATNSPDTLFPGVAPKVQGLLGADRAGAFDVQSGCTSGVYSIALGVSGIASGIWRNVLVIGAEVLSALIDWSDRNTCVLFGDGAGAVLLAPSEGRGRFLSAGLRSDGTKHDQITLLGGLVEHPASQETLAEKKHFVTMKGNDVFKFVNRVIPPFLKELCEDSGLSVGDIDWWFFHQANRRIIERAAERLGIAPDRVFINLDEYGNTSAASVFIALSDFAGQGRLVSGQRLLLTAFGAGMTYGGVIYET, encoded by the coding sequence ATGGCGTTGTTTCAAGGAGTGCCGGCGGCCGTTCGAGGAATCGGAAGGCACGTCCCGGAGAGAGTGTTGACCAACGAGGACCTGTCGAGGATGGTCGATACGAGCGATGAGTGGATACGGGAGAGGACCGGGATTCAAAGAAGGCACATTGCAGAGGCGGGGGAACTGACAAGCGAGCTGGCGCTGAAGGCGGGACGGGCGGCCCTGGAGGACGCAGGTGTGTCTCCGAACGAGCTGGACATGGTAATAGTCGCGACCAACAGCCCCGACACCCTCTTTCCCGGAGTGGCACCCAAGGTACAGGGCCTCCTGGGGGCTGACCGGGCGGGGGCCTTCGACGTCCAGTCCGGCTGCACGAGCGGCGTCTATTCCATCGCCCTCGGCGTGAGCGGCATAGCGTCGGGCATCTGGAGGAACGTGCTGGTCATCGGTGCCGAGGTGCTATCGGCTCTGATCGACTGGAGCGACAGGAACACATGCGTGCTCTTCGGAGACGGCGCGGGTGCGGTGCTTCTCGCCCCCTCGGAGGGGAGGGGCCGCTTCCTGTCTGCGGGGCTGAGGTCGGACGGCACGAAGCACGACCAGATAACCCTTTTAGGCGGGCTCGTCGAGCACCCCGCGTCGCAAGAGACGCTGGCCGAGAAAAAGCACTTTGTGACGATGAAGGGAAACGACGTCTTCAAGTTCGTGAACAGGGTGATCCCCCCTTTCTTAAAGGAATTATGCGAGGATTCCGGCCTGTCGGTCGGCGACATCGACTGGTGGTTCTTCCACCAGGCGAACCGGAGGATAATAGAACGAGCGGCCGAGAGACTCGGTATCGCGCCCGACAGAGTCTTTATAAACCTTGATGAGTACGGGAACACGTCGGCCGCGTCCGTCTTCATCGCCCTGTCCGACTTCGCGGGGCAAGGGCGGCTGGTATCCGGCCAAAGGCTGCTGTTGACCGCTTTTGGAGCAGGCATGACTTACGGAGGTGTGATCTATGAGACCTGA
- a CDS encoding DNA methyltransferase — MNALFNILGDMSGRSFLDLFSGTGRVAKKAADLGADCVVAVETLPARSREIRALFAGHPSFSLLSMDVRRALSFLRRKGRLFDVVFADPPYGAGWPAELPGLLFPESGGVLKDDGVAVIEHSARETIPEGTSYLVTDCRRYGDSALSFLTSASGREDGSEQKGADDR, encoded by the coding sequence ATGAACGCTCTTTTCAACATACTGGGTGACATGAGCGGCCGATCGTTTCTCGATCTCTTCTCCGGCACGGGAAGGGTCGCGAAAAAGGCGGCGGACCTGGGCGCGGATTGCGTGGTGGCGGTCGAGACTCTGCCTGCACGCTCCAGGGAGATACGGGCCCTGTTCGCAGGTCATCCCTCCTTCTCGCTGCTCTCGATGGATGTGCGCAGGGCTCTCTCCTTTCTGAGACGAAAGGGGAGGCTGTTCGACGTAGTGTTCGCGGATCCGCCCTATGGGGCTGGATGGCCCGCCGAGCTGCCGGGGTTGCTCTTCCCCGAGAGCGGAGGCGTGCTGAAGGATGACGGGGTCGCTGTGATCGAGCACTCGGCCAGGGAGACGATACCGGAGGGTACCTCCTACCTGGTGACGGACTGCCGAAGGTACGGGGACAGCGCTCTCTCCTTTTTGACGAGCGCGAGCGGCCGCGAGGACGGATCAGAGCAGAAGGGAGCCGATGATCGATGA
- a CDS encoding DUF177 domain-containing protein — MWRFEIEVPKFGDEEARTGASWELPLHTCLAGEGEELLYDGMSFRFVSPLVVEAEVRWSGEELLVDVGLNVALSSSCSRCLEPAGIEIREDFMYLYSLRKNVKGKKTSEEGEDYRMVTIPCWKSRLDISDQVYESLVLSLPSRALCSPACRGICPSCGRRLESGSCSCSSVEIDPRLEELLAFETDDDT, encoded by the coding sequence TTGTGGCGTTTCGAGATCGAAGTGCCAAAGTTTGGTGACGAGGAGGCGCGAACCGGCGCCTCCTGGGAGTTGCCCCTTCATACCTGCCTCGCTGGGGAAGGTGAGGAGCTCCTGTACGACGGAATGTCCTTCAGGTTTGTCTCCCCCCTTGTGGTGGAGGCGGAGGTCAGGTGGTCGGGCGAAGAGCTGCTTGTCGACGTCGGTTTGAACGTCGCTCTGTCGTCTTCATGTTCCCGGTGTCTTGAGCCGGCGGGTATTGAAATTCGCGAGGATTTCATGTATCTTTACTCTCTGCGGAAGAACGTAAAGGGAAAAAAGACGTCCGAGGAGGGCGAAGATTATCGTATGGTGACGATACCCTGCTGGAAGAGCAGGCTCGACATATCGGACCAGGTCTACGAGAGTCTCGTCCTTTCGCTGCCGTCGAGGGCGCTCTGCTCCCCGGCCTGCCGGGGGATCTGCCCGTCGTGCGGCAGGCGGCTGGAGTCCGGGAGTTGTTCATGTTCTTCCGTCGAGATCGACCCGAGGCTGGAGGAGCTTCTCGCGTTCGAAACTGACGATGATACGTAG
- the plsX gene encoding phosphate acyltransferase PlsX: MIIAVDAMGGDHGPSEICKAALMACEEHRDLELVLVGSEPLMAPLLERADSSVSGRIGIVHTDERVEMNEHPTLAIRKKRNSSIRLAMEMVRSGEASGCVSAGNTGAVVAGGVLVVGRISGIDRPALGVALPTLNKYTFLLDVGANVRSKPFQLYQFAHMGNIYSKRILGVVEPQIALLSNGSEDIKGDEAVSGAKALIMESSLRFSGYVEGDDIPYSRADVVVCDGFSGNVVLKFAEGLMTAAASLLEEEIGQRVLPKIGMLFMLPMVKDLMARFHYEKHGGTPLLGVNGAVIKAHGRSKAPAILSALKVARSFVGQNGVELIREELG, from the coding sequence TTGATAATCGCCGTTGACGCGATGGGGGGGGACCACGGCCCCTCGGAGATCTGCAAGGCTGCATTGATGGCGTGCGAGGAGCACCGCGATCTGGAGCTGGTGCTGGTCGGATCCGAGCCGCTTATGGCGCCGCTTCTCGAAAGGGCGGACTCCTCCGTGAGCGGGCGCATCGGCATCGTGCACACCGACGAAAGAGTGGAGATGAACGAGCATCCGACCCTCGCGATACGGAAAAAAAGGAACTCCAGTATCCGGCTCGCGATGGAGATGGTCAGGTCGGGCGAGGCCTCCGGGTGCGTGTCGGCGGGCAACACGGGCGCGGTGGTCGCAGGGGGAGTACTGGTCGTCGGCAGGATCTCAGGGATCGACCGCCCGGCGCTGGGGGTGGCGTTGCCCACTTTGAACAAGTACACCTTTCTTTTGGACGTCGGGGCGAACGTGAGGAGCAAGCCCTTTCAGCTGTACCAGTTCGCCCACATGGGCAACATATATTCCAAGCGCATCCTGGGTGTGGTCGAGCCTCAGATAGCGCTGCTCTCGAACGGGTCGGAGGATATCAAGGGGGACGAAGCCGTCTCCGGGGCGAAGGCCCTCATCATGGAGAGTTCTTTGAGGTTTTCGGGCTATGTCGAGGGAGACGACATTCCTTACAGCAGGGCCGACGTGGTGGTCTGCGACGGCTTCTCCGGAAACGTGGTCCTGAAGTTCGCAGAGGGTCTTATGACCGCGGCGGCGTCTCTCCTGGAGGAGGAGATCGGGCAGAGGGTCCTACCGAAGATCGGCATGCTCTTCATGCTGCCGATGGTGAAGGACCTGATGGCCCGGTTCCACTACGAGAAGCACGGAGGGACTCCCCTTCTGGGAGTGAACGGAGCGGTAATCAAGGCTCACGGGCGCTCCAAGGCGCCCGCGATTTTAAGCGCTTTGAAAGTGGCGAGGAGCTTCGTCGGACAGAACGGTGTGGAGTTGATCAGAGAAGAGCTTGGGTAA
- the trmB gene encoding tRNA (guanosine(46)-N7)-methyltransferase TrmB produces the protein MIDASGIIILPERESLPLDLARGRAGVPVFLELGFGNGEYLLHLAREDRDAIFWGAEMSRSCVLRALKRVVKEGTENVFLVCCDARFFLKECLPRGSLDGIFMNFPCPWPKKRHTKRRLSGEGFPSRISGALGADGFFELMTDEEWFALEVRDSFAEESTFFPVEWDENPPRPVTTKYERKWTEMGKSLYRLRFVKREEEGVKTPPRLGRSEDLHILVPGCGPLSDLMKSLYNLEGKTEDSLWVLKKTYSSGKGGEHLVEAVCTDGGFEQKFFLMLVEREDDVLVKVAPYSSPYLTGSVKGAIRGLASAVERHCSGASAGPDGETNP, from the coding sequence TTGATCGACGCAAGCGGCATTATAATTCTTCCGGAGAGAGAGTCTCTTCCCCTGGATCTCGCGAGGGGTCGTGCGGGGGTACCCGTCTTTCTGGAGCTTGGTTTTGGCAACGGAGAGTACCTGCTTCACCTTGCGAGGGAGGATCGGGACGCCATCTTCTGGGGAGCGGAGATGTCCCGTTCATGCGTGTTGCGCGCGTTGAAGCGGGTTGTCAAAGAGGGAACGGAGAATGTCTTTCTCGTCTGCTGCGACGCGAGGTTTTTCCTTAAGGAATGTTTGCCCCGTGGCTCGCTCGACGGGATCTTCATGAACTTTCCCTGCCCCTGGCCGAAGAAGAGGCACACGAAGCGCAGGCTCTCCGGCGAGGGATTTCCTTCGCGGATCTCCGGTGCATTGGGGGCGGACGGCTTCTTCGAGCTGATGACGGACGAGGAGTGGTTCGCGCTCGAAGTGAGGGACTCTTTCGCGGAGGAATCCACTTTTTTTCCAGTCGAGTGGGACGAGAACCCTCCGCGACCGGTGACTACGAAATACGAGCGAAAGTGGACGGAGATGGGGAAGAGCCTGTACCGTCTCAGGTTTGTCAAGAGAGAGGAGGAGGGCGTGAAGACGCCCCCCCGGTTAGGGAGGTCCGAGGATTTGCATATCTTGGTTCCGGGCTGCGGCCCTCTGTCGGATCTGATGAAAAGCCTTTACAATCTCGAGGGAAAAACGGAGGATTCCCTCTGGGTGTTGAAAAAAACGTACTCCTCCGGAAAGGGAGGAGAGCACTTGGTCGAGGCCGTATGCACGGACGGCGGGTTCGAGCAGAAGTTTTTCCTGATGCTGGTCGAGAGGGAGGACGACGTGCTTGTGAAGGTCGCCCCTTACTCTAGCCCCTATCTGACCGGCTCGGTCAAGGGCGCCATCAGGGGGCTGGCCTCCGCCGTCGAAAGGCACTGCAGCGGCGCTTCCGCCGGACCAGACGGGGAGACGAACCCGTGA
- the rpmF gene encoding 50S ribosomal protein L32 → MATPKSRVSHARTHKRKSVWLGSLTKPELTTCTHCGETIMNYRACGECGYYRGRKVLKTAADSEADE, encoded by the coding sequence ATGGCGACGCCGAAGAGCAGGGTATCTCATGCCCGTACTCATAAAAGAAAATCCGTGTGGCTCGGGTCCCTTACCAAACCGGAGCTGACGACCTGCACGCACTGTGGGGAGACGATCATGAACTACAGGGCCTGCGGAGAGTGCGGCTATTACAGGGGCAGAAAGGTTTTAAAGACGGCCGCCGATTCGGAGGCGGACGAGTAG
- the fabK gene encoding enoyl-[acyl-carrier-protein] reductase FabK produces the protein MRPDFRDNRVTRLLGCGYPLIQGGMAWVANAELAAAVSNGGGLGIIAAANMPPELLEKEILKVRTLTDKPFGLNIMLMSTTVDDVLEIVLEFGVSIVTTGAGSPGRVIEKLKPHGVTILPVIASVAQAKRVEKQGADAVIAEGMEAGGHVGEITTMALVPQIVDAVDIPVVAAGGVADGRGVAAAFALGAEGVQVGTRFVCCTESTVHPAYKEAVIAARDRSNVITGRPTGHPVRCLKNKLTSRFEELERENAPIEEYEKLGAGRLRAAVVDGDMEWGSLMAGQVSALVNDIRPAAEIIEGLFSEARNVARMVGAVL, from the coding sequence ATGAGACCTGATTTTCGCGATAACCGGGTGACTCGCCTGTTGGGCTGCGGTTACCCCCTTATCCAGGGCGGGATGGCATGGGTTGCGAACGCCGAGCTTGCGGCCGCAGTGAGCAACGGAGGCGGGCTCGGGATTATTGCCGCGGCGAATATGCCTCCCGAGCTCCTGGAGAAGGAGATCCTGAAAGTGCGCACCCTGACGGACAAGCCGTTCGGCCTGAACATCATGCTGATGTCCACGACCGTTGACGACGTCCTGGAGATCGTCCTAGAGTTCGGAGTCTCCATCGTCACCACCGGCGCGGGAAGCCCCGGCAGGGTGATCGAGAAACTCAAGCCGCACGGGGTCACGATACTCCCGGTGATCGCCTCCGTGGCGCAGGCGAAGAGGGTGGAGAAACAGGGTGCCGACGCGGTCATAGCCGAGGGGATGGAGGCGGGCGGACACGTCGGCGAGATAACGACTATGGCCCTCGTCCCGCAGATAGTCGACGCGGTGGATATCCCGGTGGTGGCCGCCGGAGGGGTCGCGGATGGCAGGGGCGTCGCGGCCGCGTTCGCGCTCGGGGCGGAGGGTGTTCAGGTCGGGACCAGGTTCGTCTGCTGCACCGAGTCGACCGTGCATCCGGCCTACAAAGAGGCGGTGATCGCGGCGAGAGACCGAAGCAATGTCATCACAGGCAGACCCACGGGTCACCCGGTCAGGTGCCTGAAGAACAAGCTTACGAGCCGTTTCGAGGAACTGGAGAGGGAGAACGCCCCGATCGAGGAGTACGAGAAGCTCGGCGCCGGGCGGCTGAGGGCCGCCGTGGTCGACGGGGATATGGAGTGGGGATCCCTCATGGCCGGCCAGGTCTCGGCCTTGGTGAACGACATCAGGCCTGCGGCGGAGATAATCGAGGGGTTGTTCTCCGAGGCGAGGAACGTGGCCCGGATGGTCGGCGCGGTTTTATAA
- the coaD gene encoding pantetheine-phosphate adenylyltransferase — MKGFISAVYPGSFDPITNGHIYIAERAAALFDEVIVSVLLNPQKKAAFTVEERKAMAREALSHLNNVKVGAFSGLLVDFLRQERSRIIIRGLRALSDFEYEFQLALMNRQLAPDIETLFIVTEARYSYLSSNAVKEIYQFGGAVHEMVPPGVFRRLRERFPLPHTLAP; from the coding sequence ATGAAGGGTTTTATCAGCGCAGTCTATCCCGGTTCATTCGATCCTATAACAAACGGGCATATATATATCGCGGAAAGGGCGGCGGCGTTGTTCGACGAGGTGATAGTCAGCGTCCTGTTGAATCCCCAGAAGAAGGCCGCCTTCACCGTGGAGGAGAGAAAGGCCATGGCGAGGGAGGCGTTGAGCCATCTGAACAACGTCAAGGTGGGGGCATTCTCGGGCCTGCTCGTGGACTTTCTTCGGCAGGAGAGGAGCAGGATAATAATACGGGGGCTCAGGGCCCTGTCGGACTTCGAGTACGAGTTCCAGCTCGCACTTATGAACAGGCAGCTCGCACCCGATATCGAGACACTGTTCATAGTCACGGAGGCCAGGTATTCATACCTGTCGTCCAACGCCGTCAAGGAGATCTACCAGTTCGGCGGCGCGGTCCACGAGATGGTGCCTCCTGGCGTCTTCCGCAGGCTCAGGGAGAGGTTTCCTCTCCCTCACACTCTCGCGCCGTGA
- a CDS encoding nucleotidyltransferase family protein encodes MVICERGPVAIYENYVGIVAEYNPLHNGHAHHINRARELAGADGAVVAILSSYFTQRGEPALLSPWDRAESALSAGANLVLGLPAFFSCHNAGVFASGAVDTLAATGVVGSLSFGMEDPDFDVSSLIDILVHEPVTFKDTLKKHLNSGFSYVKARAKALGTIDPAYERVVSSPNNSLALAYMERIRRMGHKLNCFPVRRTGGGYHDPSLPSEPKDGFFASATAIRRGIAEKGLEHISSAVPPGSLEVLERCMADGRFVPSTELLWRTVRALVLRTPAADLARYSEMGEGMENRLLKFAEDSRTWEEFIGKCVTGRYPRGRVQRQAIHLLLGVEHDDNRALQANGPAYIRPLAADGAGLEILRRMRKSASLPVRGKLPAARRGAEGLLARIELVAAGIWEGLTPSFQAGSEKRRCFFTARECEGEETSP; translated from the coding sequence ATCGTTATATGTGAAAGGGGGCCGGTCGCTATATATGAGAACTACGTCGGCATAGTAGCCGAGTACAACCCGCTGCACAACGGACACGCGCACCACATAAACCGCGCCAGGGAGCTGGCAGGAGCAGACGGAGCTGTCGTCGCCATCCTCTCCTCCTACTTCACGCAGAGAGGCGAACCGGCGCTGCTGAGCCCGTGGGACCGGGCCGAGAGCGCTCTCTCGGCCGGGGCCAACCTGGTGCTTGGCCTGCCCGCCTTCTTTTCATGCCACAACGCCGGAGTTTTCGCGTCCGGCGCTGTGGACACTCTGGCGGCGACCGGTGTCGTTGGTTCGCTGTCCTTCGGGATGGAAGATCCGGATTTTGACGTCTCGTCACTCATCGATATTCTAGTCCACGAGCCCGTAACTTTCAAGGATACTCTGAAAAAACATCTGAATTCTGGTTTTTCCTACGTGAAAGCCAGGGCGAAGGCGCTTGGCACCATCGACCCGGCCTATGAAAGGGTCGTTTCCTCCCCCAACAACTCTCTGGCCCTTGCGTACATGGAGCGAATCAGGAGGATGGGACACAAGTTGAACTGCTTTCCCGTGCGCAGGACGGGCGGCGGCTACCACGACCCCTCTCTTCCTTCCGAGCCGAAGGACGGTTTTTTTGCAAGTGCCACCGCCATCCGCAGGGGCATAGCGGAGAAGGGGCTTGAACACATCTCCTCCGCCGTACCGCCGGGGAGTTTGGAGGTGCTCGAGAGGTGCATGGCCGACGGGCGCTTCGTGCCCTCGACCGAGCTCTTGTGGAGGACGGTGCGCGCGCTCGTCCTCAGGACACCGGCAGCCGACCTCGCCCGATACTCCGAGATGGGCGAGGGGATGGAGAACAGGCTCTTGAAGTTTGCGGAGGACAGCAGGACCTGGGAGGAGTTCATAGGAAAGTGCGTTACCGGGAGGTACCCGAGGGGACGGGTTCAAAGACAGGCCATCCATCTCCTGCTCGGAGTGGAACACGACGACAACCGGGCACTGCAGGCGAACGGCCCGGCCTACATCCGGCCTCTGGCCGCCGACGGGGCCGGACTCGAGATACTGAGGCGAATGAGGAAGAGCGCCTCCCTGCCCGTCAGAGGCAAACTGCCGGCCGCGAGGCGGGGAGCGGAGGGGCTGCTGGCCCGAATAGAGCTTGTTGCGGCAGGAATCTGGGAGGGGCTGACCCCCTCCTTCCAGGCGGGCTCGGAGAAGAGACGATGCTTCTTCACGGCGCGAGAGTGTGAGGGAGAGGAAACCTCTCCCTGA